In Chitinophaga sp. HK235, a single window of DNA contains:
- a CDS encoding thiamine pyrophosphate-dependent enzyme, producing the protein MGKLVADQLVEMLADAGIKRIYAVTGDSLNHLNDAVRRDGRIQWVHVRHEEAGAFAAGAEAQLNGLACCAGSSGPGHVHLINGLYDAHRSGAPVIAIASTCASNEFGSDYFQETNTIKLFADCSHYNQVACTPEQAPRMLQAALQHAVHKKGVTVLGLPGDVAAAGAVSISTSLKLYHTSPVLRPAEAELQQLANLLQGAEKVAIYCGLGATGAHDDVMTLATLLKAPVSYSFRAKMGIAYDNPNDVGMTGLLGLASAYKSMHEADVVLLLGTDFPYTPFMPEKTKIIQIDKQPERLGRRASLEMGLCGDIGPTLQALLPMILEKKDRNFLDTMTDFHQEVEQKLQTYVEDRGKEEAVSPEYVASVVNRLASPDAVFTVDTGMTNVWTARYITATGKRTLLGSFNHGSMANAMPQAIGAALCQPDREIYALCGDGGLTMLLGDLMTIRQYNLPVKVIVFNNRSLGMVKLEMEVAGLPDWQTDMINPDFAAVAAAMGFTTFTIREPDETESTLVKACKASGPVLVNIFTNPSSLAMPPKIEFEQMKGYALWMGKLILGGRFDDVLDAVKSNYKHIKDVL; encoded by the coding sequence ATGGGAAAGTTAGTTGCCGACCAATTAGTGGAAATGCTGGCCGATGCCGGCATTAAACGTATTTATGCTGTAACGGGAGATAGCTTGAACCATCTGAATGATGCGGTACGCAGAGACGGACGTATTCAGTGGGTCCATGTAAGGCATGAAGAAGCCGGAGCCTTTGCCGCCGGTGCCGAAGCACAGCTCAACGGACTGGCCTGCTGTGCAGGAAGCAGCGGACCAGGACATGTGCACCTGATCAACGGATTATATGATGCACATCGTTCAGGCGCCCCCGTGATTGCTATTGCTTCTACCTGCGCCAGCAATGAGTTTGGCAGTGATTATTTTCAGGAAACGAATACCATCAAGTTGTTTGCAGACTGCAGCCATTACAACCAGGTGGCTTGTACACCGGAACAGGCCCCACGCATGTTACAGGCCGCCCTGCAACATGCAGTACATAAAAAAGGCGTGACCGTACTGGGCCTGCCGGGTGATGTGGCTGCCGCAGGGGCAGTATCCATCAGCACTTCCCTGAAGCTGTATCATACCTCGCCGGTATTGCGCCCTGCCGAGGCAGAACTGCAACAGCTGGCCAACCTGTTACAAGGGGCCGAAAAAGTGGCCATTTATTGCGGACTGGGAGCTACCGGCGCCCATGATGATGTAATGACCCTGGCCACTTTGTTGAAAGCACCTGTCAGCTACTCCTTCCGCGCTAAAATGGGCATTGCATATGATAACCCCAACGACGTAGGCATGACTGGGCTGCTTGGACTGGCATCTGCCTATAAAAGCATGCACGAAGCAGACGTAGTACTGCTGCTGGGCACCGACTTTCCCTATACTCCATTTATGCCTGAAAAAACGAAGATCATACAGATAGACAAACAGCCGGAAAGACTCGGCCGCCGTGCCTCCCTGGAGATGGGGCTCTGTGGTGATATCGGCCCTACTCTGCAGGCTTTATTACCGATGATACTGGAGAAAAAAGACAGGAACTTCCTGGACACCATGACAGACTTCCATCAGGAAGTAGAACAAAAACTGCAAACCTATGTAGAAGACCGTGGAAAAGAAGAGGCCGTCAGCCCGGAATATGTTGCCAGTGTTGTCAACAGGCTGGCTTCTCCTGATGCTGTTTTTACGGTTGATACGGGTATGACTAATGTATGGACTGCCAGGTATATTACGGCTACGGGTAAACGTACATTGCTGGGGTCTTTTAATCACGGTTCCATGGCTAATGCTATGCCACAGGCTATCGGCGCTGCATTGTGCCAGCCGGACCGGGAAATATATGCCCTATGCGGCGATGGAGGCCTGACCATGCTGTTGGGAGACCTGATGACCATCCGTCAATATAACCTGCCGGTAAAAGTGATCGTTTTTAATAACCGTTCACTGGGCATGGTCAAACTGGAAATGGAAGTGGCGGGTCTGCCGGACTGGCAAACAGATATGATTAATCCAGACTTTGCAGCAGTAGCCGCCGCTATGGGATTCACGACTTTTACCATCCGTGAGCCGGATGAAACGGAGTCGACACTCGTGAAAGCATGTAAAGCCTCCGGGCCTGTGCTGGTGAACATTTTCACCAACCCCAGCTCACTGGCCATGCCTCCGAAAATAGAATTTGAACAGATGAAAGGGTATGCCTTGTGGATGGGGAAACTGATATTGGGAGGAAGATTTGATGATGTGCTGGATGCTGTAAAATCTAACTATAAGCATATCAAAGATGTGCTGTAA
- a CDS encoding septal ring lytic transglycosylase RlpA family protein, which produces MTPSLRSVKNKYLLLAGISLMISTTACSRKVTQSGKASFYADSFDGKRTASGETFRQYRLTAAHKTLPFGTKVKVMNTANGRTVKVRINDRGPFAPGRVIDLSRKAAAKLGMLKTGVATVEIKYKQPKK; this is translated from the coding sequence ATGACACCTTCATTACGCTCTGTAAAAAACAAATACCTGCTGCTGGCTGGTATCTCACTGATGATAAGCACTACTGCGTGTAGCCGTAAGGTTACCCAAAGTGGTAAAGCTTCTTTTTACGCAGACTCCTTTGATGGGAAACGTACTGCCAGTGGAGAAACATTCCGGCAATACCGGCTTACAGCAGCCCATAAGACACTCCCTTTTGGTACCAAAGTAAAAGTGATGAACACCGCCAACGGCCGTACGGTAAAAGTGCGCATTAACGACAGAGGACCTTTCGCGCCTGGAAGAGTAATCGATCTGTCCCGGAAGGCAGCGGCCAAACTGGGTATGCTCAAAACCGGCGTGGCTACTGTGGAGATAAAATACAAGCAGCCAAAAAAATGA
- a CDS encoding BamA/TamA family outer membrane protein — translation MQKGNSYIIICVILCLGFLAISSCSTTRSVPEGDRLFTGSGIHWKGKKPKDYSSLDEGMEKRTRPRPNRRFLGMPIKLWLYNMGHEPKKKGLNYLLRKKWGEPPVLLSQAKPDYTGKVLENYLVDHGYFQAEVSSSIKYKGSKKASIQYEAVPNHRYTVKSVTYLTDTSAIGRTVTKTYDKSSLKVGAPYSLDSIKAERERIHASLKEQGYYYFTPDYLLVQADTTNNGTVDLFVKIKDNTPLLALRPYRMHDISLFPDYSLDNDSLSTQGTPLYYHGMYIVDSAKRFKPIVFDRSVFLRPDSLYRLSSHNITLQRLINLGVFKFVKGSFRPVRDTSRHNITGGNPNVPAIRDTSRPRFVQRGADSTYRRDTALAGTYRAMVNNRVSLDSGWLDAKFYLTPYKSRSLQTELRGTSKSNGYIGSEARITAKNRNWLHSATTLEIGLRGGLEWQTGNNSGGGSNSYNLGAEVAVTFPRFLTPIPFNIRTPYVPRTRMSASYELYSRVNLYDLNAYTLQLQYLWQKSAYLNHALSPIAVTYVLPTKTTKAYDSILANDPSQRASIEKQFIMGGNYTITFNNQTANRIHSFFLSGNIDVSGNIAGLLIKKGDSTKNILKNPFAQYERLTLEGRHYWSIGKGKQWVNRLFIGYGLPYGNSTTLPFIKQFFTGGSSSIRAFRARTLGPGSYFDKAQDTSSLLANEAGDIKLEFNSEVRIHLTSVFNLAAFIDAGNIWLQKNIPEKPGSQFKFDTFYREIAVGGGLGLRIDASIVVVRFDLATPFRIPYLPPNERWVFNKINFGDPDWRKKNLILNIAIGYPF, via the coding sequence ATGCAGAAGGGAAATAGCTATATCATCATATGTGTCATTTTATGCCTGGGCTTCCTGGCTATCAGCTCCTGCAGCACTACCCGTTCGGTACCGGAAGGAGACCGCCTCTTTACCGGCAGCGGTATCCACTGGAAAGGAAAAAAACCGAAAGACTACAGCTCTCTGGACGAAGGAATGGAAAAGAGGACACGCCCTCGTCCCAACCGCAGGTTCCTGGGCATGCCCATCAAGCTGTGGTTGTATAATATGGGCCATGAGCCTAAGAAAAAAGGATTGAACTACCTTTTACGCAAAAAATGGGGAGAACCACCTGTATTGCTCAGCCAGGCTAAACCCGATTATACGGGCAAGGTCCTGGAAAACTATCTGGTAGATCATGGCTATTTTCAGGCTGAAGTTTCTTCATCCATAAAATATAAAGGCAGCAAAAAAGCTTCTATCCAATACGAAGCAGTACCTAATCACCGCTACACCGTCAAAAGTGTTACCTACCTTACTGATACAAGCGCTATTGGTCGTACTGTCACTAAAACCTACGACAAAAGCTCACTGAAAGTAGGAGCACCTTATTCACTGGATTCTATCAAGGCCGAACGGGAACGTATACACGCCAGTTTAAAAGAACAGGGCTATTATTATTTTACGCCGGATTATCTGCTGGTACAGGCCGATACCACCAACAATGGTACGGTAGACCTGTTTGTGAAGATAAAAGACAATACCCCACTGCTGGCACTCCGGCCTTACCGGATGCACGATATCAGCCTGTTTCCAGACTATTCGCTGGACAACGATTCCTTGTCTACCCAGGGTACACCGCTGTATTACCACGGCATGTATATTGTCGATTCCGCCAAACGTTTTAAGCCCATTGTATTTGATCGTTCTGTGTTCCTGCGGCCAGACAGCCTTTACCGGTTGAGTTCCCACAATATCACGCTGCAACGTCTTATCAATCTGGGCGTATTCAAATTTGTGAAAGGCTCTTTCCGGCCGGTAAGAGATACTTCCCGCCACAACATTACCGGCGGCAATCCTAATGTACCTGCCATAAGAGATACCTCCAGGCCCCGGTTCGTACAACGCGGCGCCGACAGCACCTATCGCCGCGACACCGCGCTCGCCGGTACTTACCGCGCTATGGTCAATAACCGGGTATCACTCGACAGTGGCTGGCTCGATGCCAAGTTCTACCTGACCCCCTATAAAAGCCGCTCCTTACAAACAGAGTTGAGAGGTACTTCCAAATCCAATGGCTACATCGGTTCGGAAGCGCGTATTACAGCTAAAAACCGTAACTGGCTGCATTCTGCTACAACGCTGGAAATAGGGCTCCGGGGTGGTTTGGAATGGCAAACAGGTAATAATAGCGGGGGCGGCTCCAACTCCTACAATCTGGGGGCGGAAGTAGCGGTGACTTTTCCCCGTTTTCTGACACCTATCCCGTTCAATATCCGCACACCCTATGTGCCACGCACCCGTATGAGTGCGTCTTACGAGCTGTACAGCCGGGTAAACCTGTATGACCTCAACGCCTATACGTTGCAGCTGCAATACCTGTGGCAGAAATCAGCTTATCTCAATCATGCCCTGTCACCCATTGCAGTCACCTATGTATTGCCTACCAAAACAACCAAAGCTTACGACAGTATCCTCGCCAATGATCCCAGCCAGCGGGCATCCATCGAAAAACAATTTATCATGGGCGGCAATTATACGATCACCTTCAATAACCAGACTGCCAACCGTATACACAGCTTTTTCCTGAGCGGCAATATCGACGTGTCAGGAAATATTGCAGGGCTGCTCATCAAAAAAGGAGATTCTACCAAAAACATATTAAAAAACCCTTTTGCCCAATATGAGCGGCTTACCCTCGAAGGCCGTCACTACTGGAGTATAGGCAAAGGCAAACAATGGGTCAACCGCCTTTTTATCGGGTATGGCCTGCCCTATGGCAACTCTACAACACTACCTTTCATTAAGCAGTTCTTCACCGGTGGTAGCAGCAGTATCCGTGCGTTCAGAGCCCGCACACTGGGGCCCGGTTCTTATTTCGACAAAGCCCAGGATACCAGCTCCCTGCTGGCCAATGAAGCCGGGGATATCAAGCTGGAATTTAACTCGGAAGTACGTATTCACCTGACCAGTGTATTTAACCTCGCTGCCTTTATTGATGCGGGTAACATATGGCTGCAAAAGAATATTCCGGAGAAGCCCGGTAGCCAGTTCAAATTTGATACTTTCTATAGGGAAATTGCTGTGGGTGGCGGCTTAGGCCTCAGAATAGATGCATCCATCGTGGTAGTACGTTTCGACCTGGCAACACCTTTCCGTATTCCTTATCTTCCGCCCAACGAACGATGGGTGTTTAATAAAATTAATTTCGGTGATCCCGACTGGCGAAAGAAAAATCTGATATTGAATATCGCTATCGGTTACCCATTCTAG